The proteins below are encoded in one region of Halalkalicoccus jeotgali B3:
- a CDS encoding 2-oxoacid:ferredoxin oxidoreductase subunit beta, with protein MSSQAHFTDFKSDKQPTWCPGCGDFGTMNGMMKALANTGNTPDDTFICAGIGCSGKIGTYMHSYALHGVHGRALPVGTGVKLANPDLEVMVAGGDGDGYSIGAGHFIHAVRRNVDMTYVVMDNRIYGLTKGQFSPTSREEFETSTSPEGTKQSPVHPLALAMAAGGSFIAQSFSSDAMRHTEIIEQAIEHDGFSLVNTYSPCVTFNDVDTYDFFRDSLVDLDEEDHDPTDYDQARQKIMDFDNIYQGVLYQDDDSVGYEKRLGIEEPMNEIPEGAPEGAMDLVREFY; from the coding sequence ATGAGCTCTCAGGCACACTTCACCGACTTCAAGTCGGACAAGCAACCCACGTGGTGTCCCGGCTGTGGCGACTTCGGGACGATGAACGGCATGATGAAGGCGCTCGCGAACACGGGCAACACCCCCGACGACACCTTCATCTGCGCCGGTATCGGCTGCTCGGGCAAGATCGGCACGTACATGCACTCGTATGCGCTCCACGGCGTCCACGGGCGAGCGCTGCCGGTCGGAACGGGAGTGAAGCTCGCCAACCCCGACCTCGAAGTGATGGTCGCGGGTGGGGACGGCGACGGTTACTCCATCGGCGCGGGTCACTTCATCCACGCCGTGCGCCGGAACGTCGACATGACCTACGTCGTCATGGACAACCGGATCTACGGGCTGACGAAAGGCCAGTTCTCGCCGACGAGCCGCGAGGAGTTCGAGACCTCGACCTCACCCGAGGGGACCAAACAGTCGCCGGTTCACCCGCTGGCGCTGGCGATGGCCGCCGGCGGCAGTTTCATCGCCCAGTCCTTCTCCTCGGACGCGATGCGTCACACCGAGATCATCGAGCAGGCCATCGAACACGACGGCTTCTCGCTGGTCAACACCTACAGCCCCTGCGTGACGTTCAACGACGTCGACACCTACGACTTCTTCCGGGATTCGCTGGTCGACCTCGACGAGGAGGACCACGACCCCACCGACTACGATCAGGCACGCCAGAAGATCATGGACTTCGATAACATCTATCAGGGTGTGCTCTATCAGGACGACGACAGCGTCGGCTATGAGAAGCGCCTCGGTATCGAGGAGCCGATGAATGAGATCCCCGAGGGCGCCCCCGAGGGTGCGATGGACCTCGTCCGCGAGTTCTACTAA
- a CDS encoding geranylgeranyl reductase family protein, which translates to MSESYDIVVVGGGTAGAFAAATAAGNGLSTVLIERKSREEAGHIACGDAIKGKSTFPDVMDLEYLREESFTNQNIRRARFENPRGGEIDIEFDQAGSVLDRKRYGEVILEEAERIGAEIHYDTVVQDVRQDEGRITGVRAKRKGEVREYDAEITVDGAGALSILQDKADLSAATFDTNVTYSQFCSAYREIVHVEEEVEWKDAIVFKPTEELGYLWYFPRSGTEINVGLGFQMNKPPMELVEVLKRDMATRPEFEGATVEDKLGAALPTRRPYDSAVAPGFMAVGDSAGHVNPTTGGGIPGAAKAGYWAAQQAIEAIGEGDTGEAALWEYNRKVMTDFGKRFAAIDLYNIWGGAHEVGELVDVVSSIPGQQLADAIGKSGTSSMDIGLKVKTLIKTFGHWDLLYELYRVQDRAATLRDHYDAYPSTPVAFEGWRSQRDRVLDEVYEISGAQPKY; encoded by the coding sequence ATGAGCGAATCGTACGACATCGTCGTCGTCGGGGGCGGCACCGCGGGTGCGTTCGCCGCCGCGACGGCCGCTGGCAACGGTCTCTCGACGGTCCTCATCGAGCGTAAATCTCGAGAGGAGGCGGGCCACATCGCCTGCGGGGACGCCATCAAGGGAAAGAGCACGTTCCCGGACGTGATGGATCTGGAGTACCTGCGCGAGGAGTCCTTTACGAACCAGAACATCCGGCGGGCACGCTTCGAGAACCCCCGCGGCGGGGAGATCGACATCGAGTTCGACCAGGCGGGGTCGGTACTGGACCGCAAACGCTACGGCGAGGTCATCCTCGAAGAGGCCGAACGCATCGGCGCGGAGATCCACTACGACACGGTCGTCCAGGACGTCCGTCAGGACGAGGGCCGGATCACGGGCGTCCGGGCGAAACGAAAGGGCGAGGTCCGCGAGTACGACGCCGAGATCACGGTCGACGGGGCGGGGGCGCTCTCGATCCTCCAGGACAAGGCCGACCTCTCTGCGGCGACCTTCGACACCAACGTCACCTACTCGCAGTTCTGTTCTGCCTACCGCGAGATCGTCCACGTCGAAGAAGAAGTCGAGTGGAAGGACGCGATCGTCTTCAAGCCGACCGAGGAACTGGGTTATCTCTGGTACTTCCCGCGATCGGGCACCGAGATCAACGTGGGACTGGGCTTTCAGATGAACAAGCCCCCGATGGAACTCGTCGAGGTCCTCAAACGGGATATGGCGACCCGCCCGGAGTTCGAAGGCGCCACCGTCGAGGACAAACTCGGCGCCGCACTCCCGACCAGACGGCCCTACGATTCGGCGGTCGCCCCCGGGTTCATGGCCGTCGGCGATTCGGCCGGCCACGTCAACCCCACCACCGGTGGCGGGATCCCCGGGGCGGCAAAGGCGGGGTACTGGGCCGCCCAGCAGGCCATCGAGGCCATCGGCGAGGGCGATACGGGCGAGGCGGCACTCTGGGAGTACAATCGAAAGGTGATGACCGACTTCGGCAAGCGCTTTGCCGCGATCGATCTGTACAACATCTGGGGTGGCGCCCACGAGGTCGGGGAGCTCGTCGACGTCGTCTCGTCGATTCCGGGCCAGCAACTCGCCGACGCGATCGGGAAAAGCGGCACCTCCTCGATGGACATCGGGCTAAAGGTGAAGACGCTTATCAAGACGTTCGGTCACTGGGATCTACTGTACGAACTGTATCGCGTCCAGGACCGTGCGGCGACGCTCAGGGACCACTACGACGCCTATCCGAGCACGCCGGTGGCCTTCGAAGGGTGGCGCTCCCAGCGCGATCGCGTCCTCGATGAGGTCTACGAGATCAGCGGCGCACAGCCGAAGTACTAG
- the mce gene encoding methylmalonyl-CoA epimerase — protein MRFDHAGIATDDAEGLMDVFETAFDASLVHEETFEGMDVRFLDLGNGFFELLEPRDDGPIGTYLERNGPGIHHLALETDDAERALERAREADIDPIDEEPRQGAWGHDVAFLHPKSTGGVLIEFVEH, from the coding sequence ATGCGCTTCGATCACGCCGGCATCGCGACCGACGACGCCGAGGGGTTGATGGACGTATTCGAGACCGCCTTCGACGCGTCACTCGTCCACGAAGAGACCTTCGAGGGGATGGACGTGCGATTTCTCGATCTGGGAAACGGCTTTTTCGAACTACTGGAGCCCCGAGACGACGGGCCGATCGGGACGTACCTCGAGCGAAACGGACCGGGAATCCACCACCTCGCACTCGAAACCGACGACGCCGAACGCGCACTCGAGCGTGCCCGCGAGGCCGATATCGACCCCATCGACGAGGAACCACGGCAGGGGGCGTGGGGCCACGACGTGGCCTTCCTGCACCCGAAATCGACGGGCGGCGTACTGATCGAGTTCGTCGAGCACTGA
- a CDS encoding sugar O-acetyltransferase gives MTSEKERMLRGEPYDASDSELVAERQHARELTRKYNRTTATESDRRERLLEELFGSVEDATVEPPIRCDYGYNVHVGENFYANFDCVILDVRRVEFGTRCLLGPGVHVYTATHPLDAEERAAGLESGAPVTVGDDVWIGGRAVLNSGVSVGDGSVIASGAVVTEDVPAGALVGGNPARVLKDVD, from the coding sequence ATGACCAGCGAGAAGGAGCGGATGCTTCGGGGTGAGCCCTACGACGCGAGCGACTCCGAACTCGTCGCCGAGCGCCAGCACGCCCGCGAACTCACCCGCAAGTACAACCGGACCACGGCGACCGAGTCCGACCGGCGCGAGCGGCTCTTGGAGGAGCTGTTCGGCTCCGTCGAGGACGCCACCGTCGAGCCGCCCATTCGCTGCGACTACGGCTACAACGTCCACGTCGGCGAGAACTTCTACGCGAACTTCGACTGCGTGATCCTGGACGTCCGCCGGGTCGAGTTCGGGACGAGGTGCCTGCTCGGGCCGGGCGTCCACGTCTACACCGCGACCCACCCGCTCGACGCCGAGGAGCGCGCCGCCGGTCTCGAATCCGGCGCGCCGGTCACGGTCGGGGACGACGTCTGGATCGGCGGACGGGCGGTGCTCAATTCGGGTGTAAGTGTCGGCGACGGGTCGGTGATCGCCTCGGGCGCGGTCGTCACCGAGGACGTACCGGCGGGCGCGCTCGTCGGCGGGAATCCGGCGCGGGTCCTCAAGGACGTCGACTGA
- a CDS encoding elongation factor EF-2, translating into MGRRKKIVQECERLMDNPDHIRNIAIAAHVDHGKTTLTDNLLAGAGMIADEGEATRLMMDTEEDEQERGITIDAANVSMTHEYEDTNHLINLIDTPGHVDFGGDVTRAMRAVDGAMVVVDAVEGAMPQTETVVRQALREGVKPTLFINKVDRLISELQEGPEEMQQRLMSVIGDVNELIRGMTDDMDDIDEDWTVSVEDGTVAFGSALYRWGVSMPSMQATGIDFGDIIELERNDNRQELHDRTPLSDVVLDMVCEHFPNPLNAQPRRVPRIWRGDDESELAEGMRLVDPDGEVVFMVTDISMDPHAGEIATGRLFSGTLEKGQELYVSGTAGKNRIQNVGLFMGGEREEVERVPAGNIAAVTGLRDAIAGSTVSGVEMTPFESIEHISEPVITKSVEAKSMDDLPKLIETLRQVSKEDPTIQITINEDTGEHLISGQGELHLEVITQRIERNQGIPVNTGEPIVVYREAIRGATDTVEGISPNRHNRFYLTAEPLSEDIVDQIRLGEVSMDMPEQERREALQEAGMDKDTSQNVEHIFGTNVLIDDTKGIQHLNETMELVIEGLEEALDEGPLAGEPVQGTLLRLNDARLHEDTIHRGPAQVIPAVRRAVHRSLIAGQVALLEPIQDVRIDVPSEHMGSASGEIQGRRGRVDDMYQEGDLMVIEGIAPVDEMIGFSSDIRSATEGRASWNTENAGFRVMSDSLQRETIMEIRERKGMKLELPESIDYF; encoded by the coding sequence ATGGGCCGACGAAAGAAGATCGTTCAGGAGTGTGAACGGTTGATGGACAACCCGGATCACATTCGGAACATCGCCATCGCCGCACACGTCGATCACGGCAAGACGACGCTGACCGACAACCTGCTGGCCGGTGCGGGCATGATCGCCGACGAGGGCGAAGCCACCCGGCTGATGATGGACACGGAAGAGGACGAACAGGAGCGCGGGATCACCATCGACGCGGCGAACGTCTCGATGACCCACGAGTACGAGGACACCAACCATCTCATCAACCTCATCGACACACCGGGCCACGTCGACTTCGGTGGCGACGTCACGCGCGCGATGCGCGCGGTCGACGGTGCGATGGTCGTCGTCGACGCCGTCGAGGGCGCGATGCCCCAGACCGAAACAGTCGTCCGACAGGCGCTGCGCGAGGGCGTCAAGCCGACGCTGTTCATCAACAAGGTCGACCGGCTCATCTCCGAGCTTCAGGAAGGTCCCGAGGAGATGCAACAGCGTCTCATGTCGGTCATCGGCGACGTCAACGAACTGATCCGCGGGATGACCGATGACATGGACGACATCGACGAGGACTGGACGGTCTCGGTCGAGGACGGAACCGTCGCCTTCGGCTCGGCGCTGTATCGGTGGGGCGTCTCGATGCCCTCGATGCAGGCGACCGGCATCGACTTCGGCGACATCATCGAACTCGAACGCAACGACAACCGCCAGGAGCTCCACGACCGGACGCCCCTGTCGGACGTCGTGCTGGACATGGTCTGTGAGCACTTCCCGAACCCGCTCAACGCCCAGCCCCGCCGCGTACCGCGAATCTGGCGTGGCGACGACGAGAGCGAGCTCGCGGAAGGGATGCGGCTGGTCGACCCCGACGGCGAGGTCGTCTTCATGGTCACGGACATCTCGATGGATCCCCACGCCGGGGAGATCGCCACCGGGCGGCTGTTCTCGGGCACGCTCGAGAAGGGCCAGGAGCTGTACGTTTCGGGAACTGCGGGTAAGAACCGCATCCAGAACGTCGGCCTGTTCATGGGCGGCGAGCGAGAGGAAGTCGAGCGCGTTCCCGCCGGGAACATCGCCGCCGTCACCGGGCTTCGCGACGCCATCGCCGGTTCGACGGTCTCCGGCGTGGAGATGACGCCCTTCGAGTCGATCGAGCACATCTCCGAGCCCGTCATCACCAAGAGCGTGGAGGCAAAGAGCATGGACGATCTGCCCAAACTCATCGAGACGCTCCGGCAGGTCTCGAAGGAGGACCCCACGATCCAGATCACGATCAACGAGGACACCGGCGAGCACCTCATCTCGGGGCAGGGCGAACTCCACCTCGAAGTGATCACCCAGCGCATCGAGCGCAACCAGGGGATCCCGGTCAACACCGGTGAGCCGATCGTCGTCTACCGCGAGGCGATCCGCGGGGCGACCGACACCGTCGAAGGTATCTCGCCGAACCGCCACAACCGGTTCTACCTCACCGCCGAACCCCTCTCGGAGGACATCGTCGACCAGATCCGTCTGGGCGAGGTCTCGATGGACATGCCCGAACAGGAGCGCCGTGAGGCCCTCCAGGAGGCGGGCATGGACAAGGACACCTCCCAGAACGTCGAGCACATCTTCGGCACCAACGTCCTCATCGACGACACGAAAGGGATTCAGCACCTCAACGAGACGATGGAGCTCGTTATCGAGGGTCTCGAAGAGGCCCTCGACGAGGGGCCGCTTGCGGGCGAGCCCGTTCAGGGTACGTTGCTGCGCCTGAACGACGCTCGACTCCACGAGGACACCATCCACCGCGGCCCCGCACAGGTCATCCCCGCGGTGCGCCGTGCGGTCCACCGCTCGCTCATCGCCGGCCAGGTCGCGCTGCTCGAACCCATCCAGGACGTCCGCATCGACGTTCCCAGCGAACACATGGGCTCGGCAAGCGGCGAGATCCAGGGTCGCCGTGGTCGCGTCGACGACATGTACCAGGAGGGCGATCTGATGGTCATCGAGGGGATCGCCCCCGTTGACGAGATGATCGGCTTCTCCTCGGACATCCGCAGCGCGACCGAGGGTCGCGCCTCGTGGAACACCGAGAACGCCGGCTTCCGCGTGATGTCCGACAGTCTCCAGCGCGAGACGATCATGGAGATCCGCGAGCGAAAGGGCATGAAGCTCGAACTGCCCGAGTCGATCGACTACTTCTAG
- a CDS encoding DUF5781 family protein, giving the protein MDLRVTGSASPSPFLSARDRFETEYDLSLPVRVRIREDPDERTWTAHPGEYHVLNISRQAATSAMARELALHEFAHMLRNEGGHPSHTQSTEEALFLALSGRTVERRKLAHCYQIANHMKDIYADDITLTLGPTDKLVSFLESGLATALADRPAPPRPGFERISPGSDPEITVVNAAFALALVERHGLADEDHRLYDLAYAAARDAPGVGFESFKRRFRDLADDPDESEYRKTLVSATRTYAVGDPTAAAD; this is encoded by the coding sequence ATGGACCTTCGAGTGACAGGTTCCGCCTCACCCTCCCCGTTTCTGAGTGCCCGCGACCGCTTCGAGACCGAATACGACCTCTCGCTTCCGGTGCGGGTCCGGATCCGCGAGGACCCCGACGAGCGAACCTGGACCGCCCACCCCGGCGAGTATCACGTGCTCAACATCTCCCGGCAGGCCGCCACGAGCGCGATGGCCCGCGAACTCGCCCTCCACGAGTTCGCCCATATGCTTCGCAACGAGGGGGGCCACCCTTCACATACCCAGTCGACCGAGGAGGCACTCTTCCTCGCGCTCTCGGGGCGCACAGTCGAGCGCCGAAAGCTCGCACACTGCTATCAGATCGCGAACCACATGAAGGACATCTACGCCGACGACATCACCCTGACGCTCGGCCCGACTGACAAGCTCGTTTCCTTTCTCGAATCCGGGCTGGCGACGGCGCTTGCCGACCGTCCTGCCCCCCCGCGACCGGGGTTCGAACGGATCTCCCCGGGTTCGGATCCCGAGATCACGGTCGTCAATGCCGCCTTCGCGCTCGCGCTGGTCGAACGCCACGGCCTCGCGGACGAGGACCACCGCCTCTACGATCTGGCATACGCCGCGGCCCGCGACGCGCCGGGGGTCGGTTTCGAGTCGTTCAAGCGGCGGTTTCGGGACCTCGCGGACGACCCCGACGAGAGCGAGTACCGCAAGACGCTCGTGTCGGCGACCCGCACGTACGCTGTCGGGGATCCCACCGCGGCGGCCGACTAG
- a CDS encoding lysylphosphatidylglycerol synthase domain-containing protein encodes MSRTVSVVLPAYNEEATIEETVETTIRTLEGFLSAEDFEVIVAEDGCSDRTPEIASRLAEKDPRVRHFHGEQRLGRGGAVEQAFRVSEGEVLVFFDTDLATDMRHLEELVESVRTEGYDVATGSRWMPDRKADRPLKRGGASRVFNGLVRLALPSELRDHQCGFKAFDRETAFELFDAVEDDHWYWDTEVLVRAQNMGYRVKEFPVEWTSKGDSTVDFSRDVLDMGGGVGRMWWEYSVDPRITQRTTIAGGVVFTLLLIVFGAQFFDPAEVLARMSEADPLLIALSALVYVVSLPLMGVRYRDILAELGFHEKVGFLTGAIFISQTGNVVFPARLGDPIRAYVVKARRNVPYPSGFASLAIERVFDLLMVTALAGTVFLGLAATGATSVGGLYTDIVGSNVPGGGRATMIAAATVGLAAFGAIGMIVLSVRTDRNYVRAVGNRLGSGASAEFITEIAERFVGDIQLVAGNRRASARIAASSFAIWSIDVLAAILVLLAFGVEISPAALLSVGFFAVSVGNLAKVLPLSPGGIGMYEGAFTVLVVALTPIGASVALGAAIVDHAIKNGVTVLGGAGSMLALNVSLTTAVEESREAREVATESD; translated from the coding sequence ATGAGCCGCACGGTAAGCGTCGTCCTGCCGGCGTACAACGAGGAGGCGACGATCGAGGAGACCGTCGAGACCACGATCCGGACACTGGAGGGGTTCCTGTCCGCCGAGGACTTCGAGGTCATCGTCGCGGAGGACGGCTGTTCGGACCGGACCCCCGAGATCGCGAGCCGACTCGCCGAAAAGGACCCGCGGGTGCGCCACTTCCATGGCGAGCAGCGCCTCGGGCGCGGCGGGGCGGTCGAACAGGCCTTCCGCGTCTCGGAAGGCGAGGTGCTGGTCTTTTTCGATACGGATCTGGCGACCGACATGCGCCACCTCGAGGAGCTCGTCGAGAGCGTCCGCACCGAGGGCTACGACGTCGCGACCGGTTCACGGTGGATGCCCGATCGGAAGGCCGACCGACCGCTGAAACGCGGCGGTGCGAGCCGCGTGTTCAACGGGCTGGTCCGGCTGGCGTTGCCCTCAGAGCTTCGGGATCACCAGTGTGGATTCAAGGCGTTCGACCGCGAGACGGCCTTTGAGTTGTTCGACGCCGTCGAGGACGACCACTGGTACTGGGACACCGAGGTGCTCGTGCGCGCCCAGAACATGGGCTATCGCGTCAAGGAATTCCCGGTCGAGTGGACCTCCAAGGGCGACTCGACGGTCGACTTCTCGCGCGACGTCCTCGACATGGGCGGCGGGGTCGGGCGGATGTGGTGGGAGTACTCGGTCGACCCCCGCATCACCCAGCGGACGACGATCGCGGGCGGGGTGGTGTTCACCTTGCTTCTGATCGTCTTCGGCGCGCAGTTCTTCGACCCCGCGGAGGTGCTCGCCCGCATGAGCGAGGCCGACCCGCTGTTGATCGCGCTGTCGGCGCTGGTCTACGTGGTCTCGTTGCCCCTGATGGGGGTGCGCTATCGGGACATCCTCGCTGAATTGGGCTTTCACGAGAAGGTCGGGTTCCTGACCGGCGCGATCTTCATCAGTCAGACCGGCAACGTCGTCTTCCCGGCACGGCTGGGCGATCCGATCCGGGCGTACGTCGTCAAGGCCCGCCGGAACGTCCCCTACCCATCGGGATTCGCCTCGCTGGCCATTGAACGGGTGTTTGACCTGTTGATGGTCACGGCGCTCGCGGGAACGGTGTTCCTGGGGCTCGCGGCCACCGGCGCGACGAGCGTCGGGGGGCTCTACACCGACATCGTCGGCAGCAACGTCCCGGGGGGCGGCCGGGCGACGATGATCGCCGCCGCCACGGTCGGGCTGGCCGCGTTCGGGGCGATCGGGATGATCGTTCTGAGCGTGCGGACCGATCGCAACTACGTGCGCGCGGTCGGGAACCGACTGGGGTCGGGCGCCTCAGCGGAGTTCATCACGGAGATCGCAGAGCGATTCGTCGGCGACATCCAGCTCGTTGCGGGCAACCGGCGGGCCTCTGCCCGGATCGCCGCCAGCAGCTTCGCCATCTGGAGCATCGACGTGCTCGCGGCCATCCTCGTCCTGCTCGCGTTCGGGGTCGAGATCTCGCCCGCGGCGCTGCTTTCGGTCGGCTTCTTCGCGGTCAGCGTCGGCAACCTCGCGAAGGTCCTTCCCCTCTCGCCGGGGGGGATCGGGATGTACGAAGGTGCCTTTACGGTGCTGGTCGTCGCACTCACGCCTATCGGTGCGAGCGTCGCGCTGGGTGCGGCGATCGTCGATCACGCGATCAAAAACGGCGTGACGGTGCTTGGCGGTGCGGGCTCGATGCTCGCGCTCAACGTCTCGCTGACGACCGCCGTCGAGGAGAGCCGCGAGGCTCGCGAAGTCGCGACCGAGTCGGATTAA
- a CDS encoding NAD(P)/FAD-dependent oxidoreductase — MTRTDADTVGIVGGGIAGLAAAYRLQNRGHDVQVFEASDSIGGLAATYETAGDPIEKFYHHLSKSEHTIVELASELGLGPDLEWRVGENAYYVDGDVHPLDTPLEILAYPHMSLYDKVRLAALTKEIDLRGPIPRLDTYEDIEAFEEVPVKEFLLEHTTRGIYENFFEPLLDAKFGSRKEEVSAAWLLGRVKFRGERDLRRGEILGYFDGGFARLIDALIGTIGRETITTGASVTDVELSDGRVDRLVVERDGNETRHEVDSVIVAAMPNVLEELTGYECDIEFQGTVCSVVSLEESLMDTYWLNIADEAPFGALLEHTNFVPRSRYGGEHLLYAASYIQSPEEDLWKMDDAEVEETWLSGIESLFPEFDRENVNWIRTARNPRSAPVYERGYLDMVVPYDLSSAVGEGVYYAGMASRAQYPERSLNGAIEAGYACADLIERADRRQPIAGYAE; from the coding sequence ATGACACGAACTGATGCGGACACCGTCGGGATCGTCGGCGGCGGCATCGCCGGACTGGCCGCGGCCTATCGACTGCAAAATCGGGGCCACGACGTGCAAGTCTTCGAGGCCAGCGACTCCATCGGTGGGCTGGCCGCGACCTACGAAACCGCGGGCGACCCCATCGAGAAGTTCTATCACCACCTCTCGAAGTCCGAACACACTATCGTCGAGCTCGCCTCGGAACTGGGACTCGGGCCCGATCTAGAGTGGCGCGTCGGAGAGAACGCCTACTACGTCGACGGCGATGTCCACCCGCTGGATACGCCCCTCGAAATCCTCGCGTACCCCCACATGAGTCTCTACGATAAGGTCCGACTGGCCGCACTCACGAAGGAGATCGACCTCCGGGGGCCGATCCCGCGCCTCGACACCTACGAGGACATCGAGGCCTTCGAGGAGGTGCCCGTAAAGGAGTTCCTGCTCGAACACACCACCCGCGGGATCTACGAGAACTTCTTCGAGCCGCTGTTGGACGCGAAGTTCGGCTCCCGAAAGGAGGAGGTCAGCGCGGCGTGGCTGCTCGGTCGGGTGAAGTTCCGCGGCGAACGGGACCTCCGTCGGGGAGAGATCCTCGGGTACTTCGACGGCGGGTTCGCCCGACTGATCGACGCGCTGATCGGGACGATCGGCCGCGAGACCATCACCACCGGCGCGAGCGTGACCGACGTCGAACTCTCGGACGGGCGGGTCGATCGACTGGTCGTCGAGCGCGACGGAAACGAGACACGCCACGAGGTCGATAGCGTGATCGTCGCCGCGATGCCGAACGTCCTGGAGGAACTGACGGGCTACGAGTGTGATATCGAGTTCCAGGGGACGGTCTGTTCGGTGGTGAGCCTCGAGGAGTCGCTCATGGACACCTACTGGCTCAACATCGCCGACGAGGCACCGTTCGGGGCCTTGCTCGAACACACGAACTTCGTGCCCCGATCGCGCTACGGCGGCGAACACCTGCTGTACGCCGCGAGCTACATCCAGAGCCCCGAGGAGGACCTCTGGAAGATGGACGACGCGGAGGTCGAGGAGACGTGGCTCTCGGGTATCGAGTCGCTCTTCCCGGAGTTCGATCGCGAGAACGTCAACTGGATTCGGACGGCCAGAAACCCACGCAGCGCGCCGGTCTACGAGCGGGGCTACCTCGACATGGTCGTGCCCTACGACCTCTCGTCGGCCGTCGGTGAGGGGGTCTACTACGCCGGAATGGCGAGTCGCGCCCAGTATCCCGAGCGCAGTCTCAACGGCGCGATCGAGGCCGGGTACGCGTGTGCGGATCTGATCGAGCGGGCGGATCGTCGCCAGCCCATCGCGGGATACGCGGAATAG